Proteins co-encoded in one Flavobacterium fluviale genomic window:
- a CDS encoding response regulator transcription factor: MRIILAEDNDILRKSLSFFLESKGFSVDQFSDGEEALHAIETNNYDLILTDINMPGKSGMEITQYVRQHINSDTPIIILTSSGVEQTELDSFDIGANEFIAKPVSPAVLLVRINKLLNKRF; this comes from the coding sequence ATGAGAATTATTTTAGCAGAAGATAATGATATCCTACGCAAATCATTATCTTTTTTCTTAGAATCTAAAGGATTTAGTGTTGATCAGTTTTCGGATGGAGAAGAAGCATTACATGCGATAGAAACCAATAACTATGATCTAATATTGACAGATATAAACATGCCGGGCAAAAGCGGTATGGAAATCACGCAATATGTCAGACAGCATATTAATTCTGATACTCCCATAATTATACTGACATCCTCTGGCGTAGAACAAACAGAACTTGATTCTTTTGACATTGGTGCAAATGAATTTATTGCTAAACCTGTTAGTCCAGCCGTATTGTTGG